Proteins encoded together in one Porites lutea chromosome 2, jaPorLute2.1, whole genome shotgun sequence window:
- the LOC140926459 gene encoding lactadherin-like, whose protein sequence is MQLKPLTWLSFFVFLAVNSNGEEGECFAPAIGMETGAILDSQMTASSEHDFAKVPFARLNANISAWCPTGDIELTEWVQIDLGRLYRVCAVATQGNPGGNKDYLK, encoded by the exons ATGCAACTAAAACCTCTTACGTGGCTCAGCTTCTTTGTGTTTCTG GCTGTGAACTCAAATGGAGAAGAAGGAG AGTGTTTCGCGCCAGCCATTGGCATGGAGACGGGTGCAATTCTTGATTCCCAAATGACCGCGTCAAGTGAACATGATTTCGCCAAAGTACCTTTCGCTCGGTTAAACGCAAACATCTCTGCGTGGTGTCCCACAGGGGATATCGAGCTAACTGAATGGGTTCAG ATTGATCTTGGTCGACTATACCGAGTGTGTGCTGTAGCTACACAAGGAAATCCCGGTGGAAACAAAGattatttgaaataa